In [Leptolyngbya] sp. PCC 7376, a genomic segment contains:
- a CDS encoding DUF86 domain-containing protein → MLRDAESLIDIYDSAQLILSYCEDLDRDALRDNVEKQDAILRRIIIIGEATKRLSPAFRTKNNQIPWREIAGMRDMVVHEYDNVNLQEVWKVVTEDLPQLLRNIEPLLPSKPD, encoded by the coding sequence ATGTTGCGTGATGCTGAATCTCTAATCGATATTTATGACTCTGCTCAACTAATCTTGAGTTACTGTGAAGATCTTGACCGAGATGCTCTGAGAGATAATGTAGAAAAACAGGATGCGATCCTACGCCGGATTATCATTATTGGTGAAGCAACGAAGCGTCTATCTCCAGCATTTAGAACCAAAAACAATCAGATTCCGTGGCGAGAGATTGCAGGAATGCGCGATATGGTTGTCCATGAATATGACAATGTGAATTTACAAGAAGTATGGAAGGTTGTCACCGAAGATTTGCCTCAACTTCTCAGGAATATCGAACCACTACTACCATCTAAACCTGATTAA
- a CDS encoding nucleotidyltransferase family protein: protein MNQSTQTIEIKPKIYHRLQLTPEQLYEFCHRWQVAELSLFGSILRNDFNDESDIDFLVLFQSESNYGLFERFDMKEELAELIQRPVDLISKKGIENSRNWLRKKNILESAEVIYVA from the coding sequence ATGAATCAATCCACTCAGACAATAGAAATAAAACCTAAAATTTATCACCGCCTCCAACTCACTCCAGAGCAACTGTATGAGTTTTGTCACCGTTGGCAGGTCGCAGAATTATCATTGTTTGGCTCAATTCTTCGGAATGACTTTAACGATGAAAGCGATATTGATTTTTTAGTACTGTTTCAATCTGAATCAAACTATGGTTTATTTGAGCGATTCGATATGAAGGAAGAATTAGCTGAACTTATTCAACGACCAGTTGATCTTATTAGTAAAAAAGGAATCGAAAATAGTAGGAATTGGCTACGAAAAAAAAATATTCTCGAATCTGCTGAGGTGATTTATGTTGCGTGA